A region of bacterium DNA encodes the following proteins:
- a CDS encoding FHA domain-containing protein has product MATLVVQNGAKTGQAFELTKPSVSIGSAASCDIVIPDGGVMAEHATIFVRGEGRAYLRNHDANAPTYVNGRHVPSTAPVNDGATIRAGDINLLFTSAAVADIDSPPAPAPPVFDAAPAERPGSAAEAQHNAILDVLTEHEQSARAEKIKHTFFYNLTPVKLAIGGASLLALAVVGAMILRAIDPEAIAAKKGIDKENWKELVGKVMDDMEKNPEKYKDFKAKGDPEKVLMKLGMDPEKVKNFVVGRAFGSGAGGASGGSKTGSSSSSSAGGAGRTLDIEGGGNASITVKDGGGSGGGESESSSPSGGGGGGMGIRASGDGQADMHFENTAETDQSEKVAQGTKIGDESAKGDGTGAIPNIQGKGQLNVHDKNRAKGKDIAMPEDEGEGGDLEEALAGKTKEATNRRRRPAQAGESFAEPGCPADVLLAHLSPDARAAIAPAPLGGFVVGWIEGADAAWARWFPNAGVAEDAPNGLDAPAARAAIVELPGGRGARVFADERGVMVRLTQGDESETIEVSDEPGTHAAPAIASAGDGFVVAWEATDPATARTSMRWRAFATDGSPRGDTRSFAMETFRQAGPALASNDDGQVALAWIERPQYGIEARVRVQVLAPGGGAICDYKLPSINNKFVATKGHKK; this is encoded by the coding sequence ATGGCGACGCTCGTCGTGCAAAACGGCGCGAAGACCGGGCAGGCCTTCGAGCTGACAAAGCCGTCCGTTTCGATCGGATCGGCCGCGTCCTGCGACATCGTCATCCCGGACGGCGGCGTTATGGCCGAACACGCGACGATCTTCGTGCGCGGCGAAGGGCGCGCGTATCTTCGCAATCACGACGCCAACGCGCCGACCTACGTCAACGGCCGGCACGTGCCGTCGACCGCGCCGGTGAATGACGGCGCGACGATCCGCGCGGGCGATATCAACCTGCTTTTCACGAGCGCGGCCGTTGCGGATATCGACTCCCCGCCCGCGCCGGCGCCGCCCGTTTTCGACGCGGCGCCCGCCGAAAGACCCGGATCGGCGGCCGAGGCGCAGCACAACGCGATCCTCGACGTGCTCACCGAGCACGAGCAATCCGCGCGGGCGGAGAAGATAAAGCACACGTTTTTCTACAACCTCACGCCGGTGAAGCTGGCCATCGGCGGCGCGTCGCTGCTCGCGCTTGCCGTTGTCGGCGCGATGATCTTGCGCGCGATCGACCCGGAGGCGATCGCCGCGAAAAAGGGCATCGACAAGGAAAACTGGAAGGAACTGGTCGGCAAGGTCATGGACGATATGGAAAAGAACCCGGAGAAATACAAGGACTTTAAGGCCAAGGGCGACCCCGAAAAGGTGCTGATGAAACTCGGCATGGACCCGGAGAAGGTAAAGAATTTCGTCGTCGGCCGCGCGTTCGGGTCGGGCGCGGGCGGCGCGAGCGGCGGATCGAAAACCGGCTCGTCGTCGTCATCTTCAGCCGGCGGCGCGGGGCGCACGCTCGATATCGAGGGCGGCGGCAACGCATCGATCACCGTCAAGGACGGTGGCGGATCGGGTGGTGGCGAGTCGGAATCGTCCTCGCCGTCCGGAGGCGGAGGCGGCGGCATGGGCATCCGCGCCTCCGGCGACGGACAGGCGGACATGCACTTCGAGAACACCGCCGAGACGGATCAAAGTGAAAAGGTCGCGCAGGGCACGAAGATCGGCGACGAGTCCGCCAAGGGCGACGGCACGGGCGCGATCCCGAATATCCAGGGCAAGGGGCAGCTCAACGTCCACGACAAAAACCGCGCGAAGGGCAAGGACATTGCCATGCCCGAGGACGAGGGCGAAGGCGGCGATCTCGAGGAGGCGCTCGCGGGCAAGACGAAGGAGGCGACGAATCGCCGCCGCCGTCCCGCGCAGGCCGGCGAATCGTTCGCCGAGCCGGGCTGCCCGGCGGACGTGCTGCTCGCGCACCTTTCGCCGGACGCGCGCGCGGCGATCGCGCCCGCGCCGCTTGGCGGATTCGTGGTCGGATGGATCGAAGGCGCCGACGCCGCGTGGGCGCGCTGGTTTCCGAATGCAGGCGTCGCCGAAGATGCCCCAAACGGTCTCGATGCGCCGGCCGCGCGCGCGGCGATCGTCGAGCTTCCCGGCGGGCGCGGCGCGCGCGTCTTTGCGGACGAACGCGGTGTGATGGTTCGCCTCACGCAAGGCGACGAGTCGGAAACAATCGAAGTCAGCGACGAACCCGGAACGCACGCCGCGCCGGCGATCGCGTCCGCGGGTGACGGATTCGTCGTCGCCTGGGAGGCGACCGACCCGGCAACGGCGCGCACGTCGATGCGCTGGCGCGCATTCGCCACGGACGGCTCTCCGCGCGGCGACACGCGATCGTTCGCAATGGAGACCTTCCGCCAGGCCGGCCCGGCGCTCGCGTCAAACGACGACGGCCAGGTCGCTCTCGCATGGATCGAGCGCCCGCAATACGGGATCGAGGCGCGCGTGCGCGTACAGGTTCTTGCACCGGGCGGCGGGGCGATTTGCGACTATAAGTTACCAAGCATTAACAATAAATTTGTCGCGACAAAGGGGCATAAAAAATGA